The Halomonas binhaiensis nucleotide sequence CAAGGCCAGATTTCCCGCAGCACCTTCTTCGTGGTACCAGAACAGACTCGCCACGACCACCGCCAGCAGAACCAGAGGCACGACAAGCTTGCCGGAAGTGACGCCCTTCAAGGACGATTTTTCTTGCCGGGAAGCATCATCGAGCAGGCTGCGTTGCAGTTCACGCAGATCCTCGGCAAAGCGCTCGGTATTGATGTCGCCCCGTGCGTAGGCCTCCTCCAGAGAGGCTTCCCTGCGGCGATAGATAGCCACATTCTGGGCGGTAACATCATCACGGGCTTCCACGGCCTGCTGTACCCGCGCGACACTTCCGCTGCGTCTCAGAGGCAACATCAACAACCAGGCCGCCGGCACCAGCAACAGGGCAAAGATAATCCACAGTTCGATCATTTGCCCTCCTTGTGAGAATGCCGCTCTCCAGCCATATCATCCGCTCCAATCAGAGCATCCAGGCGACGCCTTTCTTCGTCGGACAGCTCTGCGGCCCGCATATTGCGGCGCGAACGAACCAGTACGGCCACCACCAAGGCTCCTACCAGGATCAAGGCGCCAGGCAGCCCCCACAACAGCAACGTTCGCCCTTCAAGGCGAGGATTGTAAAGCACATAGTCGCCGAAGCGCTGGACCATGAAGTCGATGATTTCCTTGTCCGAGCGCCCTTCCTGAAGTTGCTGGTAAACCCTCTCGCGCATATCTGCCGCAATGGGTGAATTGGAATCACCAATGGCTTGATTCTCACACTTGGGGCAGCGCAACGTGGCCGACAGGTCATCGAAACGCTGTTCCATGACTGGATCATCAAAGGTTCGCACCTCAATGGCGGCCGAGGCGCTTCCCGCCGCACCAGCCAGGTAGAGTGCCAGCATGGCCATCAGAGCCAGGGAGGAGATATGTCTCAACGCCATTTTTCTACCTCCGGCAAGATCACCTTGCGAACATCTTCCGCAGTGATATAGCCCGTATGGTGATAACGGATGACGCCGTCGGCATCGACCAGGAAACTCTCTGGCGCGCCATAGACACCAAGA carries:
- a CDS encoding cytochrome c-type biogenesis protein, which translates into the protein MALRHISSLALMAMLALYLAGAAGSASAAIEVRTFDDPVMEQRFDDLSATLRCPKCENQAIGDSNSPIAADMRERVYQQLQEGRSDKEIIDFMVQRFGDYVLYNPRLEGRTLLLWGLPGALILVGALVVAVLVRSRRNMRAAELSDEERRRLDALIGADDMAGERHSHKEGK